DNA from Gephyromycinifex aptenodytis:
ACTTCTCGTGGTTGATCTTCTCAGCCGCGGCGCGGTAGGCCTTGCTGCGCTTCATGGAGTCTCCTGGATGTTGATGCAGGTGTGGTCGTTCGGGCCAGCGCTGGCCCTCCCACCGGCGCCCAGACGGGCACCAACGGTGATGCTATCGCGAATGTCGCGTCAAGCAGGAATCGCCTGGACGACTTCGGCCGCCGCACCCGAAGGTACGGCGGCCGAAAGAATCGGGGCCGGACTCCGCAGAGCCCGGCATCAACTCACTTGATGTCGACGCCCATGGAGCGCGCGGTGCCGGAGATGATCTTCATCGCCTGCTCGACGTCGTGCGCGTTGAGGTCCTGCATCTTCTGCTCAGCGATCTCGCGGACCTGGTCCTGCGTCAAGGACGCGACCTTGGTCTTGTGCGGTTCGCCCGAACCCTTGGGCACACCGGCAGCCTTCTTGATGAGCTCGGCGGCCGGCGGGGTCTTGGTGATGAAGGTGAACGAGCGGTCTTCGTAAACCGTGATCTCGACCGGGATGACGTTTCCACGCTGGGACTCCGTCGCGGCGTTGTACGCCTTGACGAACTCCATGATGTTGACGCCGTGCTGACCAAGTGCCGGACCCACGGGCGGAGCCGGAGTGGCCGCGCCTGCCTGGATCTGGAGCTTGATGTATCCGGAGACCTTCTTCTTCTTGGGAGGCATGAGCCGTCCTTACTTTCGTCGTGGGCCCACGCCGTGGGCGATGACCCGGTTGCAGTGCCGCCACCGGATGGCGGCGGCAAGGATGTCGAGCCTCAGATCTTGGCGACCTGATTGAACGACAGCTCGACCGGGGTCTCCCGGCCGAAGATCGAAACGAGAACCTTGAGTTTCTGGGACTCGGGCAGGATCTCGGAGATGGTGGCCGGCAGCGTCTCGAACGGGCCCTCCATGACGGTGACGGACTCGCCGATCTCGAAGTCGACGAGCATGTCAGCCGAAGTCGACTTGGCCGGGCGGTCTGAGGCGGCAGCGTTGGCTTCTGCGGCTTTGGCCTGTTCCACCTGCGGGGCCAACATCGAGACGACCTCGTCAAGGCTCAACGGCACCGGCTGGTGGGCGTTGCCGACGAAGCCGGTGACACCCGGGGTGTGCCGGACCGCTCCCCAACTCTCGTCGGTCA
Protein-coding regions in this window:
- the rplK gene encoding 50S ribosomal protein L11, translating into MPPKKKKVSGYIKLQIQAGAATPAPPVGPALGQHGVNIMEFVKAYNAATESQRGNVIPVEITVYEDRSFTFITKTPPAAELIKKAAGVPKGSGEPHKTKVASLTQDQVREIAEQKMQDLNAHDVEQAMKIISGTARSMGVDIK